The nucleotide sequence GTTTGCCCCAAGGTTGAGGGCTAGCGACGTGCACCGAATGCTGGTTAATAGACGGAAGAAACCAGCCGAGTCTACCCTCGACTACGTTTACGAGATGCAGAGAATAGCCAAGCAAATTAGTCTAGACGAACAAAGTGTTTGCGGCTATATCATAGATGGAATTACGCGAAGTGAATTTCACCGCGCAACGCTATATGAAGCAAAAACTGTTAGCGAACTTAAACAGAAATTGCGATCCTACGAACGGGCAAAAGAAGAGAACGTGAAAGTCGAGCGCACAGACAAAGCAAAAGACGAGCACAAAGACCAAACTCAGAGCGGGCAGCGAAACAAAGGCTCTGGAGTACGTGGAAACTCAACAAAGCAATGTTTCGGTTGCGGAGAGCAGGGTCACCTCGCAGGGGAATGCCcccagaaacaaaatggcgtgaAATGCTTCAAGTGCAACAAGTTTGGCCACATAGCGAAACAGTGTGATAAACGCGACGATACACGCGCGGAGCAAGTAAATACAGTATGGAAAACGCCGATCATCAGTGTTGAAATAAGTAAGGTGAAGTGTCGTACATTGTTTgacaccggcagcggatgCAATTTACTAAGCAAAAGCGTGTATCATAAGATCGGGTCGCCAGCGTTGACAACGACAGAAAGGGTGTTCAGCGGCTTTGGTGCAAGAGTAACCAAACCTTACGGGAGGCTGGAACTGAACATAACAATAGAAGACGAGGTAGTTCCACAAATGCCATTTTACGTGGTCCCAACGAATAGCATGAGTCACGACGCTATATTGGGTATGGATTCGCTACAAAAAGTAGAAGTGCGGTTTACAGAAGACGGCATTCAGAT is from Anopheles cruzii unplaced genomic scaffold, idAnoCruzAS_RS32_06 scaffold03749_ctg1, whole genome shotgun sequence and encodes:
- the LOC128277081 gene encoding uncharacterized protein LOC128277081, whose product is MTKMGLIRKCEGLGLSTDGDKKTLAQRIIQHMQPGVNSDVPGNDEDGEGGVVDSANEGTSRGIVGNNDDKDDDEDDEDSPAEGSTSRYYTPLKRSSSKMERRPYTFRDVEDSIESFGATDGQDVRVWLTQFESIAKAANWNEEQKLIMCRKKLIETARRFMFAETNTTSYMKLKMALIEEFAPRLRASDVHRMLVNRRKKPAESTLDYVYEMQRIAKQISLDEQSVCGYIIDGITRSEFHRATLYEAKTVSELKQKLRSYERAKEENVKVERTDKAKDEHKDQTQSGQRNKGSGVRGNSTKQCFGCGEQGHLAGECPQKQNGVKCFKCNKFGHIAKQCDKRDDTRAEQVNTVWKTPIISVEISKVKCRTLFDTGSGCNLLSKSVYHKIGSPALTTTERVFSGFGARVTKPYGRLELNITIEDEVVPQMPFYVVPTNSMSHDAILGMDSLQKVEVRFTEDGIQINKKIANPKDEEEEQITPIMMVNDESELNVPPQRESEIREIIDEFNENHKTLEECPVTLEIIPDEKMVPFRQSPSRLATCEFIMGPNEIDAFEP